The following proteins come from a genomic window of Miscanthus floridulus cultivar M001 chromosome 2, ASM1932011v1, whole genome shotgun sequence:
- the LOC136540246 gene encoding uncharacterized protein, whose product MSYDQMLSPLFSARRSAWRAAQHGGGGDAVTRQILKCTRWQLEETTDFVTCPYHYYCDSSYPGDYSAAVGVLVAAFAAYCFLSTLAFTVLDLVRGNGSSSPAAGVRGIKRKYLLPSGPFLLPLVLLALARGQRVNAVFPLAQLGPALLLLLQASALAFRNEADGDIRYAVLEASTVSGVLHASLYLDAVVLPYYTGLEALRWSRFSGECASCLCRMEPLVVGGTAVQYRGLSKTALAIIFALCSRMVCRIYGEERLSAWTRSALEAVGWVFVAADAVYLVCWVAAEGGGVGVAAYSLVAGLVFLSVFGKVYRFLAWVEARQSQWKSSLCHSTV is encoded by the coding sequence ATGTCCTATGATCAGATGCTCTCGCCGCTTTTCAGTGCCCGGCGATCGGCGTGGAGAGCGGctcagcacggcggcggcggcgacgcagtGACGAGGCAGATACTCAAGTGCACGAGGTGGCAGCTCGAGGAGACCACCGACTTCGTCACCTGCCCCTACCACTACTACTGCGACAGCTCCTACCCGGGGGACTACTCCGCCGCCGTCGGCGTGCTCGTCGCGGCCTTCGCCGCGTACTGCTTCCTCTCTACTCTCGCGTTCACCGTCCTCGACCTCGTCCGGGGCAACGGTAGTAGCTCGCCGGCGGCCGGCGTCAGGGGCATCAAGAGGAAGTACCTGCTCCCCTCAGGCCCGTTCCTGCTCCCCCTGGTGCTGCTCGCGCTCGCCAGGGGGCAGCGGGTCAACGCCGTGTTCCCGCTCGCGCAGCTCGGCCCGGCATTGCTCCTGCTGCTCCAGGCCTCGGCGCTGGCGTTCCGGAACGAGGCCGACGGCGACATCCGGTACGCGGTGCTGGAGGCGTCCACGGTGTCCGGCGTGCTGCACGCCAGCCTGTACCTGGACGCCGTCGTGCTGCCGTACTACACGGGGCTGGAGGCGCTCCGGTGGTCCCGCTTCTCCGGGGAGTGCGCGTCGTGCCTGTGCCGGATGGAGCCCCTGGTCGTGGGCGGCACGGCGGTGCAGTACCGGGGCCTGTCCAAGACGGCGCTGGCGATCATCTTCGCGCTGTGCTCGCGGATGGTGTGCCGCATCTACGGCGAGGAGCGGCTCAGCGCGTGGACGCGGTCCGCATTGGAAGCCGTGGGCTGGGTGTTCGTGGCCGCCGATGCGGTGTACCTCGTCTGTTGGGTCGCCGCGGAGggcggcggcgtcggtgtggCGGCCTACAGCCTGGTCGCCGGGCTGGTGTTCCTGAGCGTCTTCGGCAAGGTGTACCGGTTCTTGGCGTGGGTGGAGGCGAGGCAATCGCAGTGGAAATCCAGCCTCTGCCATAGCACTGTTTGA